One segment of Syngnathus scovelli strain Florida chromosome 6, RoL_Ssco_1.2, whole genome shotgun sequence DNA contains the following:
- the ptprq gene encoding phosphatidylinositol phosphatase PTPRQ has protein sequence MAFFHRILLLTLCIALNHSQADVEGVSSSTQYATTVSATSSTIISPGVSRMINTNESVPGAPSGLKGHPVGSNGILLSWTMPPDTSDIDGYIIRYKEVCPYPDPVFTQVTRYLDVPETLLTDFTSGSTYHIQVAASSPGGMGPFSKPVYTKTNESPPGLVTNLTAFAQNHTSVLVKWFLPHRINGLITKFSVKAKHARTGQTVRNLEVNAEDIMMGALPHCNDAAEILSRATVSPLEMTAVSPPYTLGAVPSAAAWSVPISVGVDQLRPYTAYLFEVSAFTSDGEGQIASTMVRMPESAPEDAPQNLSVLNVTSRSISLAWNSPNIITGKFTYVVFLYGPTGYLYENSTADMRFSLTGLAPYTKYSVAVGAKAAGEVGPVARNDVRTSAEAPSAVQDLVAFAEDAVSVRVNWRTPAQPNGPITHYRLQVLLNDTLLQDITLVGELNANTTGSYEDESPSPDQNGGPGRRRRNVELGQTSTAAHIDPTQSTDITSLSFTHLRSAEQNTDAQTDQNLNPSVTLMVTETSSDTYRSFQPPTLAFSATPVPPVTLPPWLRTPDADVTAESSRLTNTPGTLRLSTRQGSITAHAVASGSSGVSVREEMMDLSTDELYYLVSDLEPFTEYTFRVAASTIIGEGPAADITEKTREQVPSSVLELSYQNISSTSIFVSWAAPLNPNGRITHYTVYGLALNTDQRLKWVTNSTSILITDLEKYTGYLLHVAASTAVGESLLSQEDGILVLTLEDEPDSPPVNLTVVDTSSSTATLTWSAPEKANGVIQQYTILYENRSFSNSVNTSINKVTLTHLRPFTYYNVSVMAFTRFGHGNQTSDYLLVLSGEDVPGSPPYSLAYESLSPNEVNVTWLPPLVPNGVIIHYSLELWNSTHYLNLTSPINFLHLTHLKKFARYRVTVQAHTRAGPGNFSTEPLNITTLEDAPDTPPRFLHARKLSNSEVELSWQPPLEANSEILYYVVRVWNETMDLLQNATETSVIINLDLESLYNVSVSSWTRLGDGAMRAYIISDAEPLEPPRNVNFANITTSSVTLLWYPPTEPNGIVIVHYTIYYTQNNTVAKQEVPVSDLIVPLPPDTLLYWTLTGLIGGTNYTVWLTSSTVLGDGGVWSEPLTLLLPEDVPSDSVHNLTAQIFSSTAIIVSWDPPLEPNGRPHYILTLQEAGVIPVLPNHPPVVNKTITRTTTDNVFLFTKLRKYFPYVLTVTPATGAGPAHNHTSTMYLRTDDDVPSSAPLLVSAANLSSSSIAVAWQRPLEANGEITEYIVTLFGPGGSNIMQTPESSFTLTNLQPYTAYNLSITAATRKGSGPALVLMLHTDEGGPVSPPRNLTIFNHTAVSVWLSWEPPLEPNGVVLQYGFRIRELITHTVTHRNSSGPSTTEYISGFRPHRSYEISVYSYTRVGHGNQFSSPVTFTTNESVSEAVGNLSCSGVSWDSIQLLWDPPLNPNGQILFYEIVMDLDSYQVNAAEYTVTGLPPDREYILSVAAVNSAGSGEPINCTASTLSESAPSAPRFLAVSQVTAVNVTLEWAPPLSIPGLLKEYRLVTELLDTKCQPDGLIPAEEPASDCLESSVTVLVNASEAAPGFTLHPLAKYQHYRFKVAAVTNAGVGEYTEWIYVQTLAGNPDAPPRDIRILPTSGSFRIDWDPPDIISGPTSYLVQVGGPGLNYSIIRAPGELTTVVVTNLTAFSLYSVMVTAFTGPVENAAEDGKAIGPFVFQTLEEEPKDPPKNVVVSIIPDEVNRVKVTFTPPEEPNGRITSYFVYVYEKELLVRNVSLNTTQNDDDMLTAVIDGLKGGHDYSIQISAKNGAGRSPPSPRVQITTGIKAPAKPAQRPQAALGHRGVAMVTHKSITIRMPACFYSDDNGPIAKIQVIVAESGVKDAANLTTWRNAFFKHPGPYVTDRGFPNPPCPGDTRGVPESLRRNRTIAETYVIGERDECMQENHTDPLCNGPLKANTVYVFKFRATNIIGQFTDSQYSEHIKTAAYGLLSRDEQIILGVLLSFFLAMLLIVIICVSVKIHQRKKEGGTYSPREAEIIETKCKLDQLIAVADLELKQEKVKRYSSFFFRRKEIYVIQLLSYRKSLKPVNKKSFLQHVEDLCNNDNAKFQEEFSELPKLLQDLATTDADLPWNKSKNRFPNIKPYNNNRVKLLSEPGTAGSDYINASFVSGYLCPNEFIATQGPLPNTVADFWKMIWETGTCAIAMLTRCHEKGRIRCHKYWPEDNKPMSVFGDILISKVSEEILPDWTVRTLKVEKHGHYILVRHFNYTSWPEHGVPECCGTLIEFVRAVRGHRHENTTIAVHCSAGVGRTGVFIALDHLIQHIRDHDFVDVYGLVAELRSERMCMVQNLAQYIFLHQSTLELLNNKGNSQSISFVSYSALEKLDSLDAMEGDVELEWEETTM, from the exons ATGGCCTTCTTTCATCGCATCCTGCTGCTCACACTTTGCATCGCTCTCAACCACTCACAG GCTGATGTTGAAGGTGTGAGTTCCTCCACACAATACGCAACCACCGTGTCCGCAACATCTTCAACCATCATCAGCCCGGGAGTCAGCCGAATGATCAATACCAATGAGAGCG TTCCTGGTGCACCTTCAGGACTAAAGGGGCATCCTGTAGGATCCAACGGGATTCTTCTCTCCTGGACCATGCCACCTGATACAAGTGATATTGACGGATATATCATCAG ATACAAGGAAGTGTGTCCCTACCCGGATCCTGTCTTCACACAAGTAACCAGGTACCTGGATGTCCCGGAGACTCTGCTCACCGACTTTACCTCGGGTTCCACGTATCACATTCAG GTGGCAGCCTCTTCTCCTGGTGGCATGGGACCATTCAGTAAACCTGTCTACACAAAGACCAATGAGTCCc CTCCAGGACTGGTGACCAACCTGACCGCCTTTGCTCAAAATCACACCTCTGTGCTGGTCAAGTGGTTCCTGCCACATCGCATCAACGGCCTCATTACAAAGTTTTCCGTCAAGGCCAAGCACGCTCGCACGGGCCAGACGGTGCGCAACCTGGAAGTCAACGCCGAGGACATCATGATGGGAGCGCTGCCTCACTGCAAT GATGCTGCGGAAATTCTGTCTCGAGCGACCGTCAGCCCCTTGGAAATGACGGCGGTGTCTCCGCCCTACACGCTCGGGGCCGTTCCCTCCGCGGCCGCTTGGAGCGTGCCCATCTCCGTAGGGGTGGATCAGCTTCGGCCTTACACCGCTTATCTTTTCGAAGTGTCTGCTTTCACATCTGACGGGGAGGGACAGATCGCCTCCACCATGGTCCGCATGCCAGAGTCAG CCCCAGAAGATGCTCCACAAAACCTCTCCGTATTGAACGTGACGTCTCGATCCATATCCCTCGCCTGGAACTCTCCCAATATCATCACTGGGAAATTCACCTATGTCGTCTTCCTATACGGGCCTACGG GATACTTATACGAGAACAGCACAGCGGACATGCGATTCTCCTTAACCGGCTTAGCTCCGTACACAAAGTACTCGGTGGCGGTGGGGGCCAAAGCGGCCGGAGAAGTTGGTCCGGTGGCTCGGAATGATGTGAGGACGTCGGCTGAAG CCCCCAGCGCTGTCCAGGACCTGGTGGCTTTTGCAGAAGATGCCGTTTCAGTCCGTGTGAACTGGAGAACTCCGGCCCAGCCCAACGGTCCAATCACTCATTACAGATTGCAGGTCCTGCTGAACGACACGCTGTTACAGGATATCACCCTCGTAGGAGAGCTG AATGCCAACACAACCGGTTCCTATGAAGACGAGTCACCCAGCCCCGATCAAAATGGCGGTCCAGGGCGGCGTAGGAGGAACGTTGAGCTGGGTCAGACCTCCACCGCTGCTCATATTGACCCCACGCAGTCTACCGACATCACCTCCCTCAGCTTCACTCATCTCAGAAGTGCTGAGCAAAACACAGATGCTCAAACCGACCAGAATTTGAACCCCTCCGTCACCCTCATGGTCACAGAGACATCCAGCGACACTTACCGGTCATTTCAGCCTCCCACTCTAGCTTTTTCTGCTACGCCCGTGCCGCCTGTTACGCTTCCACCCTGGCTGAGGACGCCAGATGCCGACGTGACCGCCGAGTCATCCCGCCTCACTAACACCCCGGGCACCTTACGCTTGTCCACTCGTCAGGGGTCTATCACAGCACACGCCGTGGCTTCCGGAAGTTCAG GTGTAAGCGTACGAGAGGAGATGATGGACCTGTCGACGGACGAGCTCTACTACCTGGTGTCCGACCTTGAACCTTTCACCGAGTACACGTTTAGGGTCGCCGCTTCCACTATAATAGGCGAAGGGCCGGCCGCTGACATCACCGAGAAGACCCGAGAGCAAG TCCCCAGCTCAGTATTGGAACTTTCCTACCAAAACATCAGCTCCACCTCCATATTTGTCAGCTGGGCGGCGCCACTCAACCCCAATGGACGAATCACGCATTACACCGTCTACGGTCTAGCGCTGAACACTGATCAGCGTCTGAAGTGGGTTACAAACTCAACCAGCATACTGATAACAG ATTTGGAGAAGTATACTGGTTATTTGCTTCACGTTGCGGCGTCGACGGCTGTGGGCGAGAGCTTGCTATCCCAGGAAGATGGCATCTTGGTTCTCACATTAGAAGACG AACCGGATTCCCCTCCAGTaaacctcacggtggtggacaccAGCTCCTCAACAGCCACCTTGACTTGGTCCGCCCCGGAGAAAGCCAACGGGGTGATCCAACAGTACACCATCCTCTACGAGAACCGGTCGTTTTCCAATTCAGTGAACACCTCCATCAACAAAGTCACTCTGACGCACCTGAGGCCCTTCACCTACTACAACGTCTCtgtgatggccttcacacgttTCGGCCATGGCAACCAAACTTCGGACTATTTACTTGTGTTGTCTGGGGAGGATG TGCCGGGCAGTCCTCCATACAGCCTCGCTTACGAGTCACTCAGTCCAAACGAGGTGAACGTGACCTGGTTGCCTCCGTTGGTGCCCAATGGCGTCATAATCCACTACAGCTTGGAGTTGTGGAATTCCACCCACTACCTCAACCTCACCTCCCCTATCAACTTCCTGCACCTGACCCACTTGAAGAAGTTCGCGCGCTATCGCGTCACGGTGCAGGCGCACACTCGGGCCGGGCCGGGGAACTTCAGCACGGAGCCGCTCAACATCACTACGCTGGAGGATG CTCCAGACACGCCTCCTCGATTCCTCCACGCCAGGAAGTTATCCAACTCTGAGGTTGAGTTGTCCTGGCAACCGCCCCTCGAAGCCAATTCGGAGATACTCTATTACGTTGTGAGAGTGTG GAACGAGACAATGGATCTGCTACAGAATGCGACTGAGACGTCGGTGATTATTAACTTGGACCTTGAGAGTCTCTACAATGTATCCGTCTCCAGCTGGACCAGGCTGGGAGACGGAGCGATGAGGGCCTACATTATCTCTGACGCAG AACCCCTTGAACCACCCCGGAATGTGAATTTTGCAAACATCACTACCTCCTCTGTAACCTTGCTATGGTACCCACCCACGGAACCAAATGGGATCGTTATCGTTCATTATACAATTTACTACACTCAGAACAATACTGTGGCCAAGCAG GAAGTTCCGGTTTCAGATTTGATTGTTCCTCTACCACCTGACACTCTCCTGTACTGGACTCTAACTGGTCTTATTGGGGGCACAAACTACACAGTATGGCTGACTTCCAGTACTGTACTTGGGGATGGAGGAGTCTGGAGCGAGCCACTTACCTTGCTCCTACCGGAGGACG TGCCGTCCGACTCGGTCCACAACCTGACCGCTCAAATCTTCAGCTCCACCGCCATCATCGTGAGCTGGGACCCTCCCCTGGAGCCCAACGGCCGCCCCCATTACATCCTCACCTTGCAGGAGGCCGGCGTCATCCCCGTGTTACCCAACCACCCTCCCGTGGTCAACAAAACCATCACGCGCACCACCACCGACAACGTCTTCCTCTTCACTAAACTTCGGAAGTATTTCCCTTACGTGTTGACCGTTACCCCGGCGACCGGTGCTGGCCCCGCCCATAACCACACCAGCACTATGTACCTGAGGACGGATGATGACG TCCCCAGTTCCGCCCCATTGCTGGTCTCGGCGGCGAACTTGTCGTCATCTTCCATCGCCGTGGCGTGGCAGCGTCCCCTGGAGGCCAACGGGGAGATCACCGAGTACATCGTCACGCTGTTTGGCCCGGGGGGATCAAACATCATGCAGACGCCCGAGAGCTCCTTCACGCTTACCAATCTACAGCCGTACACGGCTTATAACCTAAGCATCaccgcggcgacgcggaaaggcTCAGGGCCAGCGCTCGTATTAATGCTACACACTGATGAGGGAG GTCCCGTGTCCCCTCCCCGCAACTTGACCATCTTCAACCACACGGCCGTGTCGGTGTGGTTGAGCTGGGAGCCTCCTCTGGAACCCAACGGAGTGGTCCTGCAGTACGGCTTCCGGATCCGAGAACTCATCACACACACCGTCACACACCGG AATTCATCCGGTCCATCAACCACTGAGTACATCTCCGGCTTCAGGCCCCATAGGTCCTACGAGATCAGTGTTTACAGTTACACGCGAGTAGGCCATGGCAACCAGTTTAGCAGCCCGGTGACCTTCACCACCAACGAGTCGG TGTCAGAAGCTGTGGGGAACCTGTCGTGTTCAGGAGTCAGCTGGGATTCCATTCAGTTATTATGGGATCCTCCGCTCAACCCCAACGGGCAGATCCTTTTTTATGAGATTGTAATGGACTTGGACTCGTACCAGGTCAACGCAGCAGAATACACGGTGACCGGACTGCCGCCGGACCGGGAGTACATACTCAGTGTGGCCGCCGTCAACTCAGCGGGATCCGGAGAGCCAATTAACTGCACTGCTTCTACGCTTTCCGAGTCAG CTCCATCTGCCCCTCGCTTCCTCGCCGTCTCTCAAGTCACGGCCGTCAACGTGACACTGGAATGGGCTCCTCCACTTTCTATCCCGGGCCTACTCAAAGAATACCGCCTGGTCACAGAGTTACTTGACACAAAATGCCAACCCGACGGCCTAATCCCCGCCGAAGAACCGGCCTCGGATTGCTTGGAATCGAGTGTCACCGTGTTGGTCAACGCTTCGGAAGCGGCCCCGGgtttcacgctccatcctctggCGAAATATCAACACTACCGTTTCAAAGTGGCAGCGGTGACCAATGCTGGAGTTGGAGAATATACAGAGTGGATTTATGTGCAAACCCTTGCAGGCA ACCCAGATGCCCCTCCCCGTGATATCAGAATACTACCTACCTCCGGCAGCTTCCGTATTGACTGGGACCCTCCGGATATTATTTCCGGACCGACGTCCTATCTCGTGCAG GTGGGCGGACCCGGTTTGAATTACTCCATCATCCGAGCGCCAGGGGAGTTGACGACGGTGGTTGTAACTAACCTGACGGCGTTCTCGCTTTATTCCGTGATGGTCACCGCCTTCACCGGCCCCGTAGAGAACGCCGCCGAGGACGGGAAGGCCATTGGGCCCTTTGTGTTTCAAACGCTAGAAGAAG AGCCTAAAGACCCCCCAAAGAACGTGGTAGTCTCCATCATCCCGGATGAAGTAAACCGGGTCAAGGTGACCTTCACGCCGCCGGAAGAACCCAACGGAAGAATCACGTCCTACTTTGTGTACGTCTACGAGAAAGAGCTCCTGGTGAGAAACGTCAGCCTGAATACCACTCAAAATGACGACGACATGCTGACTGCCGTCATCGACGGTCTGAAAGGCGGTCACGACTACAGTATTCAG ATTTCCGCAAAGAACGGCGCCGGTCGCAGTCCACCCAGCCCGCGCGTCCAGATAACAACAGGAATCAAAG CACCGGCCAAGCCCGCTCAAAGACCCCAGGCAGCGCTCGGCCACAGAGGGGTTGCCATGGTTACCCACAAGAGTATCACCATCCGCATGCCGGCGTGTTTCTATAGTGACGACAACGGGCCAATTGCAAAAATTCAGGTCATCGTGGCTGAGTCAGGAG TGAAGGATGCCGCAAACCTTACGACCTGGAGGAACGCCTTTTTCAAACACCCCGGCCCGTACGTGACGGACCGGGGCTTCCCCAACCCGCCGTGTCCGGGGGACACTCGCGGGGTACCCGAAAGCCTCCGACGCAATCGCACCATTGCGGAGACGTATGTGATAGGAGAGCGCGACGAGTGTATGCAGGAGAACCACACGGACCCGTTGTGTAACGGACCTCTGAAGGCCAACACTGTCTATGT GTTCAAATTCAGAGCAACCAACATCATCGGACAATTCACTGACTCCCAATACTCTGAGCATATTAAAACTGCAG CTTATGGGCTGCTGAGCAGAGACGAGCAGATCATCTTGGGTGTGCTCCTCTCCTTCTTCTTGGCAATGCTGCTGATTGTCATCATCTGTGTGTCCGTCAA GATCCACCAGCGTAAGAAGGAGGGCGGAACGTATTCCCCCCGAGAAGCGGAGATCATCGAGACCAAGTGTAAACTGGATCAGCTGATTGCTGTGGCCGACTTGGAGCTGAAGCAAGAAAAAGTCAAACG GTATTCGTCCTTCTTCTTCAGACGGAAGGAAATATACGTCATCCA ACTTCTCAGCTACAGGAAATCGCTCAA GCCTGTCAACAAGAAGTCTTTCCTCCAGCACGTTGAGGATCTATGCAACAACGACAATGCCAAATTCCAGGAGGAATTTTCC GAGCTACCCAAACTACTTCAGGACCTGGCCACGACGGACGCAGATTTGCCTTGGAACAAATCCAAGAACCGGTTTCCCAATATAAAGCCCT ATAATAACAATCGAGTGAAACTGCTGTCAGAACCGGGAACTGCAGGCTCGGACTACATCAACGCCAGTTTTGTCTCA GGCTATCTGTGTCCAAATGAGTTCATCGCCACCCAGGGTCCTCTACCCAACACAGTGGCTGACTTTTGGAAGATGATCTGGGAAACGGGCACCTGCGCCATCGCCATGCTCACGCGGTGTCATGAAAAAGGCCGA ATTCGCTGTCACAAATACTGGCCAGAGGACAACAAGCCCATGTCAGTATTCGGTGACATCCTTATTTCAAAAGTATCCGAAGAAATCCTTCCTGATTGGACAGTCAGAACGCTTAAAGTGGAAAAG CACGGACACTACATTTTAGTCCGCCACTTCAACTACACGTCGTGGCCCGAGCACGGGGTCCCGGAATGCTGCGGCACCCTCATCGAGTTCGTCCGGGCGGTCCGAGGCCACCGGCACGAAAACACCACCATAGCGGTCCACTGCAG TGCCGGCGTTGGCCGAACGGGCGTGTTCATCGCTCTGGACCATCTGATTCAACACATCAGAGATCACGACTTTGTGGACGTTTACGGCCTGGTGGCTGAGCTGCGCAGCGAGAGGATGTGCATGGTGCAGAATCTG GCCCAGTACATCTTTTTGCACCAAAGCACGTTGGAACTGCTGAACAACAAAGGCAACAGTCAGTCCATCTCGTTTGTCAGCTACTCCGCTCTGGAGAAGTTGGACTCACTGGACGCAATGGAAG GTGACGTTGAACTGGAATGGGAAGAGACCACCATGTAG